The sequence AAATAGCTCTTATCGCGATTTATAACTGTTATAaagcattatatttttaattagaaaaatgtaaattgtTTGAATATGAGGTTCCCTTTTTGATTGTCCTTTCGATGGTGAAGACTTTGCTCTACGGGTGAGGGCATTTCATCAGTGCTCGTGAAGAAGCGTGCTCACTCTTATTTTTCAAGCTCTATCCCACATACATGAGGAAATGTACAAACATATGCAAATATGTAGATAAATACGAAAATGTACATCCATATGCAAAtacacacataaatataccaCGACATACGTTTTTGCACTGACCATATGGAGCTGTTGATGGGTGTATGTAAACAATATTAACattgaaaggaaaaaaaggaagaaatatACGAGCACGTGCGcagggaaataaaaaaaaaaaaaaaaaaaaaaaaaaaaatgatacatTTAATTGGCAATTTTAAAAGATGCCCGTTGCACACTAAGGGAACTTCCTTTCGGGCATTTTGTATGTATTACGTTCTTCGCTTTTTTCCACTTCTTATCCTTTCTTACTTTCTAAGAAGATGTGCACACAATGATAAACACCTTCCCCCTGCCCCTCCCCCCAACCAATAGCAGTACCACACTAATATCTCAACCAGTAGGTTTTTTGGCGTAGATCAATGTACTGAGGCATACCATGCAATGCACCTATGGCAGCAACAGCTATATCGCGGTCATGGAGGTATTTCCAAGCAACTCTCTTTACTTCATCTGTGTCTATTTCATTTAatcttaaaataaattctgCTAATGGAATTTTTCTTCCGTAAACTAATATCTGTCTTGACACTTCTTCAGCTAAGGTAGATGATGATTCAAATATACTAATAAGCTGCGTTTTTAATTGAATTTTGGCTAGCTCTACTTCCTCATCTGTAATACTATAACTTAAGGAAGTAATACCAAACATTAATTCACCAAGGGCATGCTCAACAGCTAGCTCATCGCATTGTACATAAAAGCCAAATAGACCTGTGTTATTATAACATGTATTGAAAGAAGTAAAATAGTCAGCACATCCTATTGTCAtcttattacatatattattaacagtTCTGTTAGCAGATAATTTACCTGGTACTATAccctcttcattttttttgtaactaCCAATTATACATTGCATTAACATGAAGGTGATAGAGTCAGGTGATTTCCATTCTACTCCTTCAAATGCAACTGCTACATGTGCACTTGGCCCTGAGTCATCATCTCTAACAATGATTTCGGAACCGCAAAAGAATGGTTTTTcatctatattattttttgtcaATATAGCTTTTTCCTGCGGTTTGAAGTGACCAAAATTCTGTTCAGCTAACTTAACAATCTGTTCATGTTCTACATTTCCAACTGCGCATAAAACCATTCTATCGgatgtataatttttctgtatgtaatttaaaatttcttgcctgttcatattttttatattttccacAGGTCCTAAAATAGTATATCCTAATGGATGATCTCTAAAAGCAGTCATGTGtaatttatcaaaaattaCTTCATCCTTTGACTTCTCTACTTCTTCCATCTCTCTTAGTATTACATGCTTTTCCATTTCTATTAAATTTTCATCAAATACACTATTCGTTAGTATATCCCCTAACAGTTCAATACACCattttatatcttctttAAAGCATTTGCAATAGTAACCCGTCTGTTCTCTAGCTGTATATGCATTTAAATGTGCTCCCATGTTTTCTATCTCTTTTTCTAACTGTATTCTGCTTCTTTTACGTGTTCCCTTGAATATCATATGCTCTAAAAAATGTGCAACACCGTTGTTATACTTGTTTTCATATTTACTCCCACTACTTATCCATATACCTACTGTAGGTATTTCACAGCTATTTTTTACTGTAGCAATTTTTAGCTTATTCGGTAATTCACTAACTTTTGTAATTGTCTGATTGGCTATTTCTTGCGCTAGGTTTTGTGTTGTTTTGTTCCTTCGAGCAAAAGAGAAAATGCTCCCCCCGTGGGTCCAAACAATGGTACTTTGCACTCTTTTCCGGAGAAGGAGCATCTTATATGGAGCGTACTGAGGTAGGGGGATAAAATGTGTTTGCGCAGTGTGTAGTATGTACTATGTATAGTGTGTATTTGTGCAAAGTGCACTATCGAAGTATGTAATGTACACTATATGGCGTGTTGTTCGCACTGATGTTACCCCAAGCGACTATCTCAGATAAAGATAGTTGAAAACACGATGCACCAGAACGAATACGCTTCTACATCATATCATTCAAGCATTAACGTAGTAACATAGCACGAAGAAGAGCCGAGTGGAAGAGATACTATTTCGCTCAAAAATGGGAGGCACAAtgagatataaaaaattatttctttatacataaatagtagtatgcatatacatatatacatacatgagCCTATATGTATGCACTCCCCCACACAAACATAAAATGCTTTATTTCTTATTCTGGTAGGCCCCTTtcgaaaataaataaaaaaaaaaaaaaaaaaaaaaaaaaaaaaaaaaaagggaatacgaatataaaaaagcGTTTAAAAGTGGGCCCATTAAAGCTGGTGTACACTGCGCGGCAAATGCATAAGTACGTaaataagtacatacatatatatgtatataaatacatacatacaggCAGGTACATATATTCAACTACTCACTCTTAGATGTTCAAACAAATTCAAGCATACGCGCAGGAACTCGTTTCCAGTGACGCATATGCTTTTGCGTATGCCCGAATGAGCttaccaatttttttttattttaatttgaatTGGCtgataatgtttttttaaaaagaattacgTTAAAAAGGGGAAGCACAGACTTATGACTGtacatcaaaaaaaaaaaaaaaaaaaaaaaaaaataagaataaataaaataagaataaataaaataagaataaataaaataagaataaataaaataagaataaataaaataagaataaataaaatactcaaaataaggaaaacacgcaaaataaggaaaatgcataaaaaaaaaatgagagaatagatgaaaaaataaaataaaataaaacaggaCGTAAATCTGATTATTGTACGTGCATAACCATTTTGAAAACAAGTATGTACAAATGATAAGGAACAAACTGTTCGTtcacaaaattaaaagaaagcAGGGGCAATGATACTACTATACATATAGTATTTATTTGTGCAGGCTagagtgaaaaaaaaagagaaaaaaaaaaaaaaaaaaaaaaaaaattatattttaaatactaAAACAGTGTGAGGCATATTacttttaatgaaatattatcgGAAAAACTGAAAATTcgttttttatccttttttttttttttataattatttcgaAAAGGGACTTTGCCACGGGTACAGCTTGACAGATCACCATTTCCTATGCTACATGTACTGTCGTTCAAATATGTACACAAAAATTGCATAcattacatgtacatgtatgaacgtatatatatatttatttatttattttaataaagtgGCTTCTTTATTTGTAATTATCCCTTTCCCAGAGGTACTTTAACAAAGGAGGGTCGTTCAACGTAAAGATGATACTTCCCCTTACGCAAAGGGATAGCAATGGATAGGTTCGTgcgttcatatattttatatatgaacaaggAAGAACGAACTCTACAGATGTGTAAAAGTGTTTTTGGAATGTACACGGATGTTAGTACCCATATGTAGTgaaattttgtataaaaaaggaaaaactttCATTCTGCATGGGTACTTGTTTATTTAGGGGAAAAAATACCATTTGCGTTTATTCCTCCTAATTGCCCCTTTGTACGTGTAcaagtgtatgtatatgtaggtgtacatgtacacacatacatatacccattaattttttttttttttttttttttgtttatctgTCATTTCACGTACATGCTAATGTGGAAACAAAACGTGGCAGCTAAATTTACCGAAACATCTTAATGTTACTCgctctttttattaaaaccataaaaatggaaaattttcAAACTGGATATCCAGTCTTTATATAACGTCATGTACCATGTTGTTAATGCGTTCACCTGACCGAGAAAATGAGGATTGTTCAtacttaattaaatataagaaggaaacaaaaagaaagaaaagaaaaaaaaaaaaaaatggtctTGACTGTtgtttcattaaaattaaaattttcacgCTGATGAGCAGTTCAACAGAagaatacatacataaagaAGCGCTCGTATGTATACACAGACAtacacaaacatacataGACATACATAGACATACACAGGCACACACAGGCAtacacaaacatacatagacatacacaaacatacatagacatacacaaacatacataGACATACACAGGCACACACAGGCATACACTTATGTACTGACAAAATGGGCTAGACTGGTTAAGTATAGGGGCACCTTTTTTTGGAGCCAAACACCTAAATATCTATCgacttaatttttaataaaggcAAATGTAACACAATCTTATTATGGGTGAGAAATGCATTTTCTACGTACAATAGTTGTAcattgttttcttttttggaGTTTATCAGTTTTCCCCTTATGTTCCATTTGTTCTCTTTCGATTCCTTCAGTTCATTTAACGTGTCAGTTATTGCCTGATcccgaaaaaaaaaaaaaaaaataaaggggggggggaaaaaaacatacatagaaacatgcatacgtacgtatgcgcagaaatatgtataatgtgTGCATATGCAGATAAGTATACAAAGGTTAACGTAGGAACACACCTACAGAAATGgcgtaaaaatattaacaatgtCTTTGCATATCCGTATGAACGATGAGAAAAAGCACAAAGAGGGATAGTTGTCATGTattctttcttcttttttttcttcttttttttcttcttttttttcttcttttttttcttcttttttttttttttttttttttttttttttttcttcttttttttcatcttttttttcatcttttttttcttcttctttttcttcttttttttcttcttctttttcttcttttttttcttcttttttttcttcttctttttcttcttttattgtttttttccattttgtatGACTTACTAattgaaatgaaaaaagaattttattatataagctCCTGCTTATAACTCTTTTctgtaaatacatattaagAAGGTAAATAAGGGACTCCCCTAtaacaaaatggaaatgaATATCATCAATGATtggtatttttatatgatagCACTGTCCATTATATctgttaatatttatacacaaaTAATGCTTATCATTGTTTTTGTTCTCTTCATTTGGTTTGCTCAACCCTTTGAGTGAATcttcatcattatttttattccttcTACATCTGTTGAACTTTTTACATTCGTCTGAGTGTTTTATTAATGGTGATGGTAAGCTATCTTCATTGatgttttcaaaattttgaaaaaaaagtttgTCATCCATCCATGAAGGGGCGATAGTAAAGGTTAGCAGCAGGGGGGGAGGAAGTACATAGAAGTGTATATACGTAAGGATGCTCTTTAGTACGGATGCCTTTTAGTATGTGTGCGCTTATGTATGAGCTTACGCACGTATgcacatgtacgtatgtaaCATTAAGTATAAGCGGGCTGATTCGTACTGTATAAATGGTTAGCCGAACTTCTGGGCACTTGACTTGCATTATGCTCTTAAGTAACGCAGATTGTATGGAATGTTATCCCACTTATTTGCTGCCCCTTATGCTATATTtgatgtattatattattttatttcgttatacattatttcatttcattatacattattttattttattattttttatttcatttcattatatatcattttatttcattatacattattttattttattattttttatttcatttcattatatatcattttatttcattattttttatatcattttttgaGGTATTTTCTTCACTTTCCCGAGAAGCTTTGTACTCATCAGAGTCAAGTTAAAAACATCATAATATAGAATGATGTGTATGAattgtgtatgtatgcacatgtaTGTGTTCTGCTTGATCACCTATGACAAAAATGTAGAAGTACGCTAAATAGATAAGAGGAAAACACTTCTCTTTTTCGACTCTTATATGtcaagaagaaaaaaaaaaaaaaaaaaaatagaaaaagcactatctgtaaaaaatatattttttatttttgttttgttatgctttattatgttttatcatattttatcAAGTTTCGTTATGATttaccatatttttttatgttttatgttttatttttttttaaatcaggTTAAGGAAAAAGGTATTTTTGGCTAGTCAGTAGTACATAGGgaatagagaaaaaaaaaaaaaaaaaaaaaaaaaaaattttctacacattgagcaaaaaaaaaaaaaaaaaaaaccccTCTACACATAAAGCGCTATAAAGACAAGGTAATAGAATGCAAACAAAATTAACTTATGACAAAACAGaagtttataatttttttttttttttttttgattagttaaattaaattattcatttaatttgtCAAAGTGTGCATCGTTGGACGCatttatgtttttgtttAATGAGTACAGGTTTGCGTGAGCAACACAGGTATTGTGTATTCGGCACTCTGTATGTGTGTGAACGGGCAAGTGAATGGGGGTATAAATATGCACTAGATAAAATATGCCCCCATTGCACACATGCGCACGTGAAAatttgtatgtacgtatatgtgtatgtgcaCATGCCTCACGTGAATACACTGCACGTACATATGCTTCTACAGTAAGACCATACGTTGTAcgctttcttttttttttttttttttttttgggaaCTCTCTATAAAAGTATAACTCACTTCCATCATGACGGTGCTGACCATTCAAGTAGGACAATGCGGGAATCAACTCGGCTTTGCATTTTTCGACATAatgtacaaacatatatgtgcatcaaaaaatgaaaattttagaaatatgTTAGTTAATATGTATTTCGATGAGGAATGCCATTACGAAAACAACCTCTTTCCAGTCATTGAATATGatgcatataattataacaaaggaagaaaatgctacatacatgaaaataataacataccttgtttaaataattatattgcAAGGTGCATTTTAATTGATATGGAACCTAAAGTGATTGAAAAGTGCTTGTATTCAAATTTATCAGACAAAAATTGCAACGATTGTAGTTATACAAgcaaaaaaagtaaaaaaacgAAGGAAAATTATGATCATGGTCAGACGGAAAGGACAACAGGAGGGGAGACGGGTCAGAAATATGTTTGCGGTCTTGAAGAATATTATGAACctgtaaataattttgtaaaaatatttaataaggaCCATAAGGGATGTACCGGGGGGGAGAAGTCTTATAATGGATCTGAAGTGAAGCAGTACAGCCACTCCTATGGGCAGTATAGTGAACCCGATGGGTCGAATAATTTCCCAGATGAGCAGTTTAATTTATCTGAAGTGCAGCATAATTTTCCGGATGGGCTATACAATgggggagaaaaaaaaggtagaAAAATCAAAAGTGAATATTATATCAACGAATGGAAATATAACAACACCAATTTTGTGTATGGCTTGAACGGGTCAGGAAATAATTGGTCATACGGTTTTAATGTTCatgcaaaaaatatttgtgaacattttattaatttagtaaataaagagttcgaaaaaaatgatatgaaAGAAAGtatagataatatattattgtttcaTAGTTTAGCAGGCGGTAGTGGAAGTGGTATCAGTTCGTATATATCGTACATGTTAAAAGATGAATTTCCCAAAatcaatttatttaatatatgcgTCCTTCCTTATATGTTTGGGGAAATTAGTGTACAGAGTTTGAATTCTATATTATGTTTGTCCTCCCTTTATGATGTGTCCGATTGTTTGATCCTTtttgaaaatgataaatttgaattaatgtgtaaaagaattaataatgaaaatataaatacagatgagattaataaatacattagCTTATTTTTAGCTTATACCATTGGGTTACCCATAGATTTtactaatttaaaaaatagcaatACGTATAAATATTCGAATATTATGAATTGCATATTGGCAGATCTGTGTTGTCATCCTaactataaattattatcaacACGTTATCTACCACAagtttttaaagaaaatatgaaatttgAACAAAATTCTTTTAACATGTTATTAAAGCGAATGCATAAAATGGTAATAAAGGGTAGTATACTAGACTCTGATGTGACGAATACCAAAGGTATGATACCAATGACTGAGTCGTCTAACTTGGATGACTACTTTGCTCGCTTGCCCTCCAGGAGTTTACATAAGAGCGATATTTTTTCCagaaatatacacatacctatatatttaa comes from Plasmodium malariae genome assembly, chromosome: 7 and encodes:
- the MAS1 gene encoding mitochondrial-processing peptidase subunit beta, putative, producing MLLLRKRVQSTIVWTHGGSIFSFARRNKTTQNLAQEIANQTITKVSELPNKLKIATVKNSCEIPTVGIWISSGSKYENKYNNGVAHFLEHMIFKGTRKRSRIQLEKEIENMGAHLNAYTAREQTGYYCKCFKEDIKWCIELLGDILTNSVFDENLIEMEKHVILREMEEVEKSKDEVIFDKLHMTAFRDHPLGYTILGPVENIKNMNRQEILNYIQKNYTSDRMVLCAVGNVEHEQIVKLAEQNFGHFKPQEKAILTKNNIDEKPFFCGSEIIVRDDDSGPSAHVAVAFEGVEWKSPDSITFMLMQCIIGSYKKNEEGIVPGKLSANRTVNNICNKMTIGCADYFTSFNTCYNNTGLFGFYVQCDELAVEHALGELMFGITSLSYSITDEEVELAKIQLKTQLISIFESSSTLAEEVSRQILVYGRKIPLAEFILRLNEIDTDEVKRVAWKYLHDRDIAVAAIGALHGMPQYIDLRQKTYWLRY
- the PmUG01_07045500 gene encoding conserved Plasmodium protein, unknown function codes for the protein MDDKLFFQNFENINEDSLPSPLIKHSDECKKFNRCRRNKNNDEDSLKGLSKPNEENKNNDKHYLCININRYNGQCYHIKIPIIDDIHFHFVIGESLIYLLNMYLQKRVISRSLYNKILFSFQLVSHTKWKKTIKEEKEEEKKEEKKEEKEEEKKEEKEEEKKDEKKDEKKEEKKKKKKKKKKEEKKEEKKEEKKEEKKEERIHDNYPSLCFFSSFIRICKDIAITDTLNELKESKENKWNIRGKLINSKKENNVQLLYVENAFLTHNKIVLHLPLLKIKSIDI
- the PmUG01_07045600 gene encoding delta tubulin, putative codes for the protein MTVLTIQVGQCGNQLGFAFFDIMYKHICASKNENFRNMLVNMYFDEECHYENNLFPVIEYDAYNYNKGRKCYIHENNNIPCLNNYIARCILIDMEPKVIEKCLYSNLSDKNCNDCSYTSKKSKKTKENYDHGQTERTTGGETGQKYVCGLEEYYEPVNNFVKIFNKDHKGCTGGEKSYNGSEVKQYSHSYGQYSEPDGSNNFPDEQFNLSEVQHNFPDGLYNGGEKKGRKIKSEYYINEWKYNNTNFVYGLNGSGNNWSYGFNVHAKNICEHFINLVNKEFEKNDMKESIDNILLFHSLAGGSGSGISSYISYMLKDEFPKINLFNICVLPYMFGEISVQSLNSILCLSSLYDVSDCLILFENDKFELMCKRINNENINTDEINKYISLFLAYTIGLPIDFTNLKNSNTYKYSNIMNCILADLCCHPNYKLLSTRYLPQVFKENMKFEQNSFNMLLKRMHKMVIKGSILDSDVTNTKGMIPMTESSNLDDYFARLPSRSLHKSDIFSRNIHIPIYLNEALSKSYVNREYNAIFLKKNAKSYSSKGQTSHRTHQAQHMHHLKNITEPLSGNNYTHNNIIFNCKMIMRGEINENINLDLFKNHVLYNNKSLHPMEVYIDESKHFSHNSLSMISNCLSPIPTLKKILQKAKMLYATNAYIYQYNNYGVTHDHVHNSLMSVEQIVNSYENLSCE